The following coding sequences lie in one Lolium perenne isolate Kyuss_39 chromosome 2, Kyuss_2.0, whole genome shotgun sequence genomic window:
- the LOC127335854 gene encoding expansin-B5-like: MASRGTLLFAALAVILSLLVKPISCWSSGGATWYGSPYGAGSDGGACGYQGAVSQRPFKSMIAAGGPSFFKNGKGCGACYQVKCTGNSACSGRPVTVAITDSCPDGICASGNHFDMSGTAFGAMAYRGKADRLRSAGQLKISYKRVPCNYNGMKISFKVDAGSNPYYLAVMVMYQAGDGDLSAVDVMQRSGKPWTRMQQSWGATYILNSNDGKPLRAPFSFRLTSGSGKVLIATNAIPAGWSAGMSYRSSVNYRA, from the exons ATGGCTAGTCGAGGCActctgctatttgcggcactagcTGTCATCCTGTCACTTCTTGTGAAGCCCATCTCCTGCTGGTCCTCCGGCGGCGCGACGTGGTACGGGAGCCCTTACGGCGCCGGCAGCGACG GTGGCGCGTGCGGCTACCAAGGCGCCGTCAGCCAACGCCCGTTCAAGTCGATGATCGCCGCCGGCGGACCCTCCTTCTTCAAGAACGGCAAAGGCTGCGGCGCATGTTATCAG GTTAAGTGCACCGGCAACAGCGCCTGCTCCGGTCGCCCAGTGACCGTCGCCATCACGGACTCCTGCCCTGACGGCATATGCGCCTCGGGGAATCACTTCGACATGAGCGGCACCGCCTTCGGCGCCATGGCGTACCGGGGGAAGGCCGATCGCCTCCGCTCCGCCGGACAACTCAAGATCAGTTACAAGAG GGTGCCGTGCAATTACAACGGCATGAAGATTTCCTTCAAGGTGGACGCGGGCTCCAACCCGTACTACCTCGCCGTGATGGTCATGTACCAGGCCGGCGACGGGGACCTCTCCGCCGTCGACGTCATGCAGCGCAGCGGCAAGCCGTGGACGAGGATGCAGCAATCGTGGGGCGCAACGTATATCCTCAACTCCAACGACGGGAAGCCTCTGCGCGCGCCGTTCTCCTTCAGGCTCACCTCGGGCTCCGGCAAGGTGCTCATCGCCACCAACGCCATCCCCGCCGGATGGTCGGCCGGGATGAGCTACCGCTCCTCGGTGAACTACAGAGCCTAA
- the LOC127335853 gene encoding expansin-B5-like, with the protein MASRGTRLFAALSVILSLLVSPISCWSSGGATWYGSPYGAGSDGGACGYQGAVSQRPFKSMIAAGGPSFFKDGKGCGACYQVKCTGNSACSGRPVTVAITDSCPDGICASEDHFDMSGTAFGAMAYRGKADRLRSAGQLQISYRRVPCKYNGMKISFKVDAGSNPYYLAVMVMYQAGDGDLSAVDVMQGGCRAGHHDDSGKPWTRMQQSWGATYIINSNDGKPLSAPFSFRLTSGSGKVLVATNAIPAGWSAGMSYRSSVNYRA; encoded by the exons ATGGCTAGTCGAGGCACTCGGCTGTTTGCGGCACTATCAGTCATCCTGTCACTTCTTGTGAGCCCCATCTCCTGCTGGTCCTCCGGCGGCGCGACGTGGTACGGGAGCCCTTACGGCGCCGGCAGCGACG GTGGCGCGTGCGGCTACCAAGGCGCCGTCAGCCAGCGCCCGTTCAAGTCGATGATCGCCGCCGGCGGGCCCTCCTTCTTCAAGGACGGCAAAGGCTGCGGCGCATGTTACCAG GTTAAGTGCACCGGCAACAGCGCCTGCTCCGGTCGCCCAGTGACAGTCGCCATCACGGACTCATGCCCTGACGGCATATGCGCCTCGGAGGATCACTTCGACATGAGCGGCACCGCCTTCGGCGCCATGGCGTACCGGGGGAAGGCCGATCGCCTCCGCTCCGCCGGACAACTCCAGATCAGTTACAGGAG GGTGCCGTGCAAGTACAACGGCATGAAGATTTCCTTCAAGGTGGACGCGGGATCCAACCCGTACTACCTCGCCGTGATGGTCATGTACCAGGCCGGCGACGGGGACCTCTCCGCCGTCGACGTCATGCAGGGCGGGTGCAGGGCCGGCCACCACGACGACAGCGGCAAGCCGTGGACGAGGATGCAGCAGTCATGGGGCGCCACGTATATCATCAACTCCAACGACGGGAAGCCTCTGAGCGCGCCGTTCTCGTTCAGGCTCACCTCGGGCTCCGGCAAGGTGCTCGTCGCCACCAACGCGATCCCCGCCGGATGGTCGGCCGGGATGAGCTATCGCTCCTCCGTGAATTACAGAGCCTAA